A genomic stretch from Frigoribacterium sp. PvP032 includes:
- a CDS encoding general stress protein: MTNPSPWGRRAPSIPTLPRGDVLGTYASYPEAQAVVERLSHAEFPIKQLAIIGNELTTVERVTGRLTYGRAALAGAVTGLWIGVFFGAVMLLFSPDTASVTTILAASLIGAGFGMLYGLASFAISRRRRDFTSTHQVLARSYQIVVDPELTHRAQQILAEPQTGR; encoded by the coding sequence ATGACGAACCCGAGCCCGTGGGGCCGCCGAGCGCCGAGCATCCCGACCCTGCCGAGGGGCGACGTCCTCGGGACGTACGCCAGCTACCCCGAGGCCCAGGCGGTCGTCGAGCGCCTGTCGCACGCCGAGTTCCCCATCAAGCAGCTCGCCATCATCGGGAACGAGCTCACCACGGTCGAGCGCGTCACCGGGCGGCTCACCTACGGCCGCGCGGCGCTCGCGGGCGCGGTCACCGGCCTCTGGATCGGCGTCTTCTTCGGGGCCGTCATGCTCCTCTTCTCGCCGGACACCGCCTCCGTCACGACGATCCTCGCGGCCTCGCTGATCGGCGCCGGCTTCGGCATGCTCTACGGCCTCGCCAGCTTCGCGATCAGCCGCCGTCGCCGCGACTTCACCTCGACCCACCAGGTGCTCGCCCGCAGCTACCAGATCGTCGTCGACCCGGAGCTGACCCACCGCGCCCAGCAGATCCTCGCGGAGCCGCAGACCGGGCGCTGA
- a CDS encoding magnesium transporter MgtE N-terminal domain-containing protein, whose product MSATRVFVARLAGCSVFDPAGDKVGKVRDVLVVYRRDDPPRVVGLIVEVPGKRRVFVSIGRVTSIGSGQIITSGTITLRRFEQRGGETRVIAEMLGRRVSLRRDGGRAVVEDVAIDEVSEGDWEIGQLFLRRPKTTPSPFGKGPTAFATWDEVTEENEPGEAQSAEHLIAAYSDLVPADLANTLLDLTPERRLEVASELSDDRLADVLEELPEDEQVEIFSQLDDQRAAGVLDQMQPDDAADLMSQLGDERKEQLLQLMEPEEADDVRMLLSYDADTAGGLMTTEPVIVSADATVAEGLALIRRHELAPALGAAVCVTLPPYEPPTGRFLGMVHFQRMLRYPPNERLGTLLDQQLEPVHVDATALEVTRVMATYNLVSVPVVDAAHRLVGVVTIDDVLDHVLPDDWRSNDQDRPLSRSRSRARRAPLTTTPTTPTTPRRTTGGTR is encoded by the coding sequence GTGAGCGCCACCAGAGTCTTCGTCGCCCGTCTCGCCGGGTGCTCCGTCTTCGACCCCGCCGGCGACAAGGTGGGCAAGGTCAGGGACGTCCTCGTCGTCTACCGCCGTGACGACCCGCCGAGGGTCGTCGGCCTGATCGTCGAGGTCCCCGGCAAGCGTCGCGTGTTCGTCAGCATCGGCCGCGTCACGAGCATCGGCTCGGGGCAGATCATCACGAGCGGCACCATCACGCTGCGTCGCTTCGAGCAGCGCGGCGGCGAGACCCGCGTCATCGCCGAGATGCTCGGCCGCAGGGTCTCGCTGCGTCGCGACGGCGGCCGCGCCGTCGTCGAGGACGTCGCGATCGACGAGGTCAGCGAGGGCGACTGGGAGATCGGGCAGCTGTTCCTGCGGCGCCCCAAGACCACGCCGTCGCCGTTCGGCAAGGGCCCCACCGCGTTCGCCACGTGGGACGAGGTGACAGAGGAGAACGAGCCCGGCGAGGCCCAGAGCGCCGAGCACCTCATCGCCGCCTACTCCGACCTCGTGCCCGCCGACCTCGCCAACACGCTGCTCGACCTGACCCCCGAGCGCCGCCTCGAGGTCGCCTCCGAGCTGTCCGACGACCGTCTCGCCGACGTGCTCGAGGAGCTGCCGGAGGACGAGCAGGTCGAGATCTTCTCGCAGCTCGACGACCAGCGCGCCGCAGGCGTGCTCGACCAGATGCAGCCCGACGACGCCGCAGACCTCATGTCCCAGCTCGGCGACGAGCGCAAGGAGCAGCTGCTCCAGCTGATGGAGCCGGAGGAGGCGGACGACGTCCGCATGCTGCTCAGCTACGACGCCGACACCGCCGGCGGGCTGATGACCACCGAGCCGGTCATCGTCTCGGCCGACGCGACCGTGGCCGAGGGCCTCGCCCTCATCCGTCGCCACGAGCTGGCACCGGCGCTCGGGGCCGCCGTGTGCGTGACGCTGCCGCCGTACGAGCCGCCGACCGGGCGGTTCCTCGGCATGGTGCACTTCCAGCGGATGCTCCGCTACCCGCCGAACGAGCGGCTCGGCACGCTGCTCGACCAGCAGCTCGAGCCCGTCCACGTCGACGCGACCGCCCTCGAGGTCACCCGGGTGATGGCGACCTACAACCTCGTCAGCGTGCCCGTCGTCGACGCCGCCCACCGCCTCGTCGGGGTGGTGACCATCGACGACGTCCTGGACCACGTGCTGCCCGACGACTGGCGCAGCAACGACCAGGACAGACCGCTCAGCCGCTCTCGGTCACGCGCCCGCCGCGCCCCCCTGACCACCACCCCGACCACGCCCACGACCCCGAGGAGGACCACCGGTGGCACGCGATAA
- a CDS encoding DUF1003 domain-containing protein produces the protein MARDNRSTVRLDSPKGLRTRVLPGRRRAGRDRFGRATEAIARAMGTPQFLLALTGFCVLWMVYNTTAPESIRFDSAAIGFTALTLILSLQASYAAPLILLAQNRQDDRDRVQFEQDRQRAERNLADTEYLAREVVALRIAIRDMASKDFIRAELRSLLDEIDRREDESTAASSTDDASRG, from the coding sequence GTGGCACGCGATAACCGCAGCACGGTCCGCCTCGACTCCCCCAAGGGCCTCCGCACCCGCGTCCTCCCCGGCAGGAGGCGCGCGGGCCGCGACCGGTTCGGCCGCGCCACCGAGGCGATCGCGCGGGCGATGGGCACGCCGCAGTTCCTGCTCGCCCTCACGGGCTTCTGCGTCCTCTGGATGGTCTACAACACGACGGCGCCCGAGAGCATCCGCTTCGACAGCGCGGCCATCGGCTTCACGGCGCTGACGCTGATCCTGTCGCTCCAGGCCTCGTACGCGGCGCCCCTCATCCTCCTCGCGCAGAACCGCCAGGACGACCGCGACCGCGTGCAGTTCGAGCAGGACCGCCAGCGCGCCGAGCGCAACCTCGCCGACACCGAGTACCTCGCCCGCGAGGTCGTCGCCCTGCGCATCGCGATCCGCGACATGGCCAGCAAGGACTTCATCCGCGCCGAGCTGCGCAGCCTGCTGGACGAGATCGACCGTCGCGAGGACGAGTCGACGGCGGCGAGCAGCACGGACGACGCGTCTCGTGGCTGA
- a CDS encoding Mrp/NBP35 family ATP-binding protein, translated as MRTALGSVLDPEIRRPVTELDMIGDVSVDAAGAATVAVKLTIVGCPAADTIERDVRAATASVDGVTDVTVDVTVMTKEERHALTEKLRAGRGARVQQFGPDSLTRVIAVTSGKGGVGKSTVTANLAVSLAARGLSVGIVDADVYGFSIPGLLGLVGPDGAAVKPTQVDDMILPPVAHGVKVISIGMFVDDSSVAVAWRGPMLHRTIQQFLTDVFFGDLDVLLLDLPPGTGDVAISVGQLLPHAEVLVVTTPQPAAADVAERSGVVARQTGQRLLGVVENMAGLAQPDGTVLELFGTGGGAETARRLSAGQEAEVPLLASVPLSLGLREGGDLGAPVVVAAPEDPAARVIDALAGILAVRPRSLVGRRLGLSVS; from the coding sequence GTGCGCACGGCGCTCGGCTCGGTGCTCGACCCGGAGATCCGTCGACCGGTCACCGAGCTCGACATGATCGGCGACGTGTCGGTCGACGCGGCGGGCGCGGCGACCGTCGCCGTGAAGCTGACCATCGTCGGCTGCCCCGCGGCCGACACCATCGAGCGCGACGTGCGCGCGGCGACCGCCTCGGTCGACGGCGTCACGGACGTGACGGTCGACGTCACCGTCATGACGAAGGAGGAGCGGCACGCGCTCACCGAGAAGCTCCGGGCCGGCAGGGGTGCCCGCGTGCAGCAGTTCGGGCCCGACTCGTTGACGCGCGTCATCGCCGTCACCAGCGGCAAGGGAGGCGTGGGCAAGTCGACCGTGACCGCCAACCTGGCCGTCTCGCTCGCGGCCCGCGGCCTGTCGGTCGGCATCGTCGACGCCGACGTCTACGGCTTCAGCATCCCGGGCCTGCTCGGCCTCGTCGGCCCGGACGGCGCCGCCGTGAAGCCCACGCAGGTCGACGACATGATCCTGCCGCCCGTCGCCCACGGCGTGAAGGTCATCTCGATCGGGATGTTCGTCGACGACTCGTCCGTCGCGGTCGCCTGGCGCGGCCCCATGCTGCACCGCACCATCCAGCAGTTCCTCACCGACGTGTTCTTCGGCGACCTCGACGTGCTGCTGCTCGACCTTCCGCCCGGCACCGGCGACGTCGCCATCTCGGTCGGGCAGCTGCTGCCCCACGCCGAGGTGCTCGTCGTCACGACGCCGCAGCCCGCGGCGGCCGACGTCGCCGAGCGCAGCGGTGTCGTCGCCCGCCAGACCGGCCAGCGCCTCCTCGGCGTGGTCGAGAACATGGCCGGGCTGGCCCAGCCGGACGGGACCGTCCTCGAGCTGTTCGGCACGGGAGGCGGCGCCGAGACCGCACGCCGCCTCTCGGCCGGGCAGGAGGCCGAGGTGCCGCTGCTCGCCAGCGTGCCGCTCAGCCTCGGGCTGCGCGAGGGCGGCGACCTCGGCGCCCCCGTCGTCGTCGCGGCGCCGGAAGACCCCGCGGCGCGCGTCATCGACGCTCTCGCCGGCATCCTCGCGGTGCGGCCGCGCAGCCTCGTCGGCCGACGGCTCGGCCTCAGCGTCAGCTGA
- a CDS encoding LysR family transcriptional regulator produces the protein MDVKRLELLRELAERGSIAAVAKATHRTPSAVSQQLKVLEKEAGVALTERVGRGVVLTGSGRVLAQTATDVAVALERAQAVWADFVATPQGEVTLATFPTGGQMLLPGLLRTIAETPGLTVVATDHDPSILEFADLAADHDVVVAHSPDGRAWRGRGLVTVPLLTEPLDVALPADHRLAGRASLSPGDLEGETWIGVPTDFPFEWVYREIERVTGSPVRVAQRFSDTKVTESLVGAGLGIAVLPRFTAKEARDDMVLLPLESIRAVRYVSVLMRRDRAERPSVRRVVDALRAEASRVAALHGGV, from the coding sequence ATGGACGTCAAGAGGCTCGAACTGCTCAGGGAACTCGCCGAGCGGGGCAGCATCGCCGCCGTCGCCAAGGCCACGCACCGCACGCCGTCGGCCGTCTCGCAGCAGCTCAAGGTGCTCGAGAAGGAGGCCGGGGTCGCCCTGACCGAGCGCGTGGGCCGCGGCGTCGTCCTCACGGGCTCGGGCCGCGTCCTCGCCCAGACCGCCACCGACGTCGCCGTCGCCCTCGAGCGCGCGCAGGCGGTCTGGGCCGACTTCGTCGCGACGCCCCAGGGCGAGGTCACCCTCGCGACCTTCCCCACCGGCGGCCAGATGCTGCTCCCCGGGCTGCTCCGCACCATCGCCGAGACGCCGGGGCTGACGGTCGTGGCGACCGACCACGACCCGTCGATCCTCGAGTTCGCCGACCTCGCCGCCGACCACGACGTCGTCGTCGCGCACTCCCCCGACGGGCGCGCCTGGCGCGGACGCGGGCTGGTCACGGTCCCGCTGCTCACCGAGCCCCTCGACGTCGCGCTGCCGGCCGACCACCGCCTCGCGGGACGGGCCTCGCTCTCGCCCGGGGACCTCGAGGGCGAGACGTGGATAGGGGTCCCGACGGACTTCCCGTTCGAGTGGGTCTACCGCGAGATCGAGCGCGTCACGGGCAGCCCCGTGCGCGTCGCCCAGCGCTTCAGCGACACCAAGGTCACCGAGTCGCTCGTGGGCGCCGGCCTCGGCATCGCCGTGCTGCCGCGGTTCACCGCGAAGGAGGCGCGGGACGACATGGTCCTGCTGCCCCTCGAGAGCATCCGGGCCGTCCGCTACGTCTCGGTGCTGATGCGTCGTGACCGTGCGGAGCGACCGTCGGTGCGACGGGTCGTCGACGCCCTGCGGGCCGAGGCCTCACGCGTCGCCGCGCTGCACGGCGGAGTCTGA